The following coding sequences are from one Bos mutus isolate GX-2022 chromosome 22, NWIPB_WYAK_1.1, whole genome shotgun sequence window:
- the IFITM10 gene encoding interferon-induced transmembrane protein 10, protein MAPTLFPMESKSSKTDSVRAAGAPPACKHLAEKKTMTNPTTVIEVYPDTTEVNDYYLWSIFNFVYLNFCCLGFIALAYSLKVRDKKLLNDLNGAVEDAKTARLFNITSSALAASCIILVFIFLRYPLTDY, encoded by the exons ATGGCGCCCACCCTGTTCCCCATGGAGTCCAAGAGCAGCAAGACAGACAGCGTGCGGGCTGCCGGTGCCCCCCCGGCCTGCAAGCACCTGGCGGAGAAGAAGACCATGACGAACCCCACGACCGTCATCGAGGTCTACCCAGACACCACGGAGGTGAATGACTACTACCTCTGGTCCATCTTCAACTTCGTCTACCTCAACTTCTGCTGCCTGGGCTTCATCGCCCTGGCCTACTCCCTCAAG GTCCGGGACAAGAAGCTCCTCAACGACCTGAACGGGGCGGTGGAGGACGCCAAGACGGCACGGCTGTTCAACATCACGAGCTCCGCACTGGCCGCCTCCTGCATCATCCTGGTCTTCATCTTCCTGCGGTACCCGCTCACCGACTACTGA